From Spirosoma aerolatum, one genomic window encodes:
- a CDS encoding acyltransferase family protein, with translation MNPTAHNQTTGMPRHYVPALTGLRAVAAYLVFFHHHNPMPPNTAAYLLINQGYTGVSIFFVLSGFLIYHHYADSYFTDQNWSWHTYLWNRFARIFPLYILLYLLTLAVKVLDKHPVSWPTVLLNTSLLKGFFDTYKFTGIAQSWSLTVELCFYLSAPFLFTALNRFGPFWLTLSLVGSGLILWQTLGQSVLLNAKASGFFDSLPFVQFYTFFGRAFEFVVGMWLAQRWHQNQLPKLTNATFLGFLALVGCLLWQAALSIFTTQATNLFWSELIVYNYLLPIGIGLFFIGVLTQPSGTCRLLSNSFLQTAGKSSYAFFLIHNGLVANGLQKIGITNIWLLLALLIGISYGLYNYLERPVYNWLKKLIERMND, from the coding sequence ATGAATCCAACCGCTCATAACCAGACTACTGGTATGCCCCGCCACTACGTTCCTGCTCTAACCGGTTTGCGGGCTGTAGCAGCTTATCTGGTCTTTTTTCATCATCACAATCCGATGCCGCCCAATACGGCCGCCTACCTACTTATCAATCAAGGCTATACGGGTGTATCCATCTTTTTTGTACTTAGCGGTTTCCTGATTTACCACCACTATGCCGATAGCTATTTCACTGACCAAAACTGGTCATGGCATACGTATCTATGGAACCGCTTCGCCCGTATTTTCCCGCTGTACATTCTGCTCTACTTGCTGACTCTGGCGGTAAAGGTTCTAGACAAACACCCTGTAAGCTGGCCCACTGTACTGCTGAATACTAGCCTGCTGAAAGGATTTTTTGACACCTATAAGTTTACGGGTATTGCTCAAAGCTGGAGCCTGACGGTTGAACTTTGCTTCTACCTTTCGGCTCCTTTTTTGTTCACTGCCCTTAACCGATTCGGCCCTTTCTGGCTTACCCTAAGCCTGGTCGGCAGTGGGTTGATTCTCTGGCAAACGCTGGGGCAATCAGTCTTGTTGAATGCAAAAGCGTCAGGATTTTTCGATAGTCTGCCTTTCGTCCAATTTTATACCTTCTTCGGGCGGGCTTTCGAGTTTGTGGTGGGTATGTGGCTGGCTCAACGATGGCATCAAAACCAATTACCCAAGCTAACGAATGCGACGTTTCTGGGGTTCCTGGCACTAGTTGGCTGTCTGCTCTGGCAAGCGGCCCTATCCATTTTTACCACGCAGGCTACCAATCTGTTCTGGAGTGAACTTATCGTTTACAATTACCTTCTCCCCATCGGGATCGGTCTGTTTTTCATAGGCGTATTAACTCAGCCATCCGGCACCTGCCGACTCCTATCCAATTCATTTTTGCAAACAGCCGGTAAAAGCTCATATGCATTCTTTCTCATTCATAACGGACTGGTAGCAAATGGCCTACAAAAAATAGGAATCACCAACATATGGTTACTCTTAGCGTTGCTTATCGGAATAAGCTATGGCTTATACAACTATCTTGAACGACCCGTGTACAACTGGCTAAAGAAATTGATTGAGCGAATGAATGATTGA
- a CDS encoding thiamine diphosphokinase, translating to MSSHHIVREKQEPALLIANGEACQPELIGQLLEWSPTVVVLDRAIWRVFELGIKVDVLLGDFDQGLDLEAIMAEQYPLEIVHTPDQNKTDLDKGIEFLIERGYPAVNIIWATGRRADHTLTNMTNIVRYKDQIRITMLDDHSRIFPLVGQFEKWYEAGTPISLIPVGTVTGFTSDGLKYNLQDATLQLGYFTSSSNEAAQDGFVRIEAQAGDLLIMECWD from the coding sequence ATGTCATCACATCACATCGTCCGCGAAAAACAGGAACCGGCTCTATTGATTGCCAATGGCGAAGCCTGCCAGCCCGAACTGATTGGGCAGCTTTTAGAGTGGAGTCCGACAGTCGTGGTACTTGACCGGGCTATCTGGCGCGTATTCGAGCTTGGCATTAAGGTCGATGTGCTGCTGGGCGATTTTGATCAGGGGCTGGATTTGGAAGCGATTATGGCAGAGCAGTATCCGCTGGAAATCGTCCATACGCCCGATCAGAATAAAACGGACCTCGATAAGGGTATTGAATTCCTGATCGAACGAGGCTATCCGGCCGTCAATATCATCTGGGCGACGGGGCGCCGGGCCGATCATACGCTCACGAACATGACCAATATCGTGCGGTACAAAGACCAGATTCGCATCACAATGCTCGACGACCATTCCCGGATTTTTCCGCTAGTCGGCCAATTTGAAAAATGGTATGAAGCCGGAACGCCCATTTCATTGATTCCAGTAGGCACCGTAACTGGCTTTACGTCCGATGGTCTCAAATACAATCTTCAGGATGCAACGCTTCAACTCGGCTACTTTACCAGCAGCAGCAACGAAGCGGCCCAGGATGGCTTTGTCCGCATCGAAGCCCAAGCCGGTGATCTGCTGATTATGGAGTGTTGGGACTAA